AGTTGGTAAGGGGACCAAAACCACATGATGACTGACCCGATCGCCGATATGTTGACCCGCATCCGTAACGCGGTGCGCGTCGAGCGGCCCAGCGTCGATATGCCCACTTCCAAGGTCAAACGCGGCTTGGCCGAAGTGCTCAAGCGCGAAGGTTATATCTGGGACTGGAAGGAAGTCGACGGCAAACCGGCTGCTCAGCTCCGCATCGAT
The nucleotide sequence above comes from Pirellulales bacterium. Encoded proteins:
- the rpsH gene encoding 30S ribosomal protein S8, which translates into the protein MMTDPIADMLTRIRNAVRVERPSVDMPTSKVKRGLAEVLKREGYIWDWKEVDGKPAAQLRIDLKYGPNGERVIRHLKRVSKPGSRVYRGAARLKPILNGLGISILSTSRGVISDREA